Proteins encoded by one window of Xenopus tropicalis strain Nigerian chromosome 6, UCB_Xtro_10.0, whole genome shotgun sequence:
- the npbwr1 gene encoding neuropeptides B/W receptor type 1: MENFSMNFFSNSSRRSEWLNGSMPQIIPNFYLALPIIYSIICAVGLTGNTAVIYVILKAPKMKSVTNIFILNLAIADELFTLVLPINIVDYLLLQWPFGEFMCKLIISIDEYNTFSSLYFLTVMSIDRYLVVVATVESKKLSYRTYRAAKIVSLCIWIFVTIIILPFVVFAKIHKEHGRLQCLFVFPNPESLWWQMSRIYTLIMGFAIPVSTICILYTMMLYKLRKMRLNTNAKALDKAKKKVTFMVIVILAVCLFCWTPYHLSTVVALTTDIPQTPAVLGISLFITSLSYANSCLNPFLYAFLDDSFRKSFRKLLECRSS, translated from the coding sequence ATGGAAAACTTCTCTATGAATTTCTTCTCCAACTCGTCGAGGAGGTCAGAGTGGCTGAATGGGTCGATGCCTCAGATCATTCCCAACTTTTATCTGGCGTTGCCTATCATCTATTCCATCATCTGTGCTGTCGGACTGACAGGAAACACTGCTGTTATTTATGTGATTCTCAAGGCACCAAAAATGAAGTCTGTAACCAACATTTTCATCCTGAACTTGGCCATCGCCGACGAACTCTTCACTCTGGTATTGCCCATTAACATAGTTGATTATTTGTTACTGCAGTGGCCCTTTGGTGAGTTTATGTGCAAGTTAATTATATCCATTGACGAGTACAATACCTTTTCCAGCCTCTACTTTTTAACGGTCATGAGCATTGACAGATATCTTGTGGTTGTTGCAACTGTAGAGTCTAAAAAGTTATCTTACCGCACCTACAGGGCTGCTAAAATTGTAAGTCTCTGCATATGGATTTTTGTTACTATCATAATATTGCCTTTTGTTGTTTTTGCCAAGATTCACAAGGAGCACGGTCGCTTGCAGTGTCTATTTGTATTTCCTAATCCAGAAAGCCTGTGGTGGCAAATGAGTCGAATCTACACTCTTATCATGGGCTTTGCAATCCCTGTGTCCACCATCTGCATTCTGTATACCATGATGCTTTACAAATTGAGAAAAATGCGCCTAAACACGAACGCAAAAGCCTTAGATAAAGCTAAGAAGAAAGTGACTTTCATGGTTATAGTCATCTTAGCAGTGTGTCTCTTCTGCTGGACTCCGTACCATCTCAGCACCGTGGTGGCCCTAACTACAGACATCCCACAGACTCCGGCAGTGCTTGGAATATCCTTATTTATAACAAGCTTGAGTTATGCAAACAGCTGCCTCAACCCTTTCCTCTATGCCTTTTTAGATGATAGTTTTAGAAAAAGCTTTAGGAAATTGTTAGAATGCAGATCATCATAA